One genomic window of Thioclava sp. GXIMD4216 includes the following:
- the lipB gene encoding lipoyl(octanoyl) transferase LipB, with translation MVEWIHADQPVPYEEALAFMEARVAAIHAGEAEEAIWLLEHPPLYTAGTSAQRKDLVDPDRFPVFEAGRGGQYTYHGPGQRIAYVMLDLNKRGRDVRGFVKKLEDWVISALADFNVKGEIREGRVGVWVERPDRPRGIDGALAEDKIAAIGVKLRKWVSFHGISINVEPDLEHFTGIVPCGIKDHGVTSLVDLGLPVEMGDLDAALMAHFNEIFDESPVEQD, from the coding sequence ATGGTCGAATGGATTCACGCAGATCAGCCCGTTCCCTATGAAGAGGCCCTTGCCTTCATGGAAGCGCGGGTCGCCGCGATTCATGCCGGTGAGGCAGAGGAAGCGATCTGGCTTCTCGAGCACCCGCCCCTTTATACGGCAGGCACATCCGCGCAGCGGAAAGATCTGGTGGACCCCGACCGCTTTCCGGTTTTCGAGGCAGGACGTGGCGGGCAATATACCTATCACGGGCCGGGCCAACGCATCGCCTATGTCATGCTGGACCTTAACAAACGCGGGCGCGACGTGCGCGGCTTTGTCAAGAAGCTGGAAGACTGGGTGATCTCGGCGCTGGCGGATTTCAACGTCAAGGGCGAGATTCGCGAAGGCCGGGTCGGCGTCTGGGTCGAGCGCCCCGACCGCCCGCGCGGCATCGACGGCGCGCTGGCCGAGGACAAGATCGCCGCCATCGGGGTCAAGCTGCGCAAATGGGTCAGCTTTCACGGCATCTCGATCAATGTCGAACCCGATCTGGAGCATTTCACCGGAATCGTGCCCTGCGGGATCAAGGATCACGGGGTGACCAGCCTTGTCGATCTGGGGCTGCCGGTGGAAATGGGCGATCTGGACGCCGCGCTCATGGCCCATTTCAACGAGATTTTCGACGAAAGTCCTGTGGAGCAGGACTAA
- a CDS encoding cytochrome C — translation MKISLFATLTAVTLAAPAFAQDAAKGEKEFRACKACHAIVAPDGTAIVKGGKVGPNLYGVIGRQVGSLEGFKYKDSIKAVGATGAVWTKEELEAYITDPNAWLEEKTGDKAARSGMTFKAKKGQGDIAAYLESVAK, via the coding sequence ATGAAGATTAGCCTGTTTGCCACACTCACCGCAGTCACCCTTGCCGCCCCTGCTTTCGCGCAGGATGCCGCCAAAGGCGAAAAAGAGTTCCGTGCCTGCAAAGCCTGCCACGCCATCGTGGCCCCCGACGGCACAGCCATCGTCAAGGGGGGCAAGGTCGGCCCCAACCTCTATGGCGTGATCGGACGTCAGGTGGGCAGCCTTGAAGGGTTCAAATACAAGGATTCGATCAAGGCCGTCGGCGCGACCGGCGCTGTCTGGACCAAGGAAGAGCTCGAAGCCTATATCACCGACCCCAATGCCTGGCTTGAGGAGAAAACCGGCGACAAGGCCGCGCGTTCGGGCATGACCTTCAAAGCCAAGAAAGGTCAGGGCGATATTGCCGCCTATCTGGAATCCGTGGCCAAATAA
- a CDS encoding aminopeptidase P family protein, whose protein sequence is MFQDFSVKTNPETGAPRLAALREVLAKRGLAGFIVPRADIHQGEYVADRDARLGWLTGFTGSAGFCVVLPEVAGVFIDGRYRVQVRSEVDLAAYTPVNWPQTQAGPWIAEHLPDGQIGFDPWLHTHSEIEAIRAALAKTAVTLVPCDNPIDEIWTDRPAPPLAPARLHPPELAGEASASKRARLAAALAGDSAAVLTQPDSICWLLNIRGDDIARNPLVQSLAILHADGSVDLFAEGAKFSPDLLAALGPDVTLCPPDSFGAGLCALSGSVLVDPASAPYAVGPILSEAGATPHYATDPCVLPKARKNAAEVEGMKAAHHRDACAMAEFLAWLDAEAPKGGLTEISVVTALEDFRRATNALTEISFDTICGAGPDGAIVHYRVTEKTDRPVNAGELLLVDSGGQYVDGTTDITRTIAIGPVPEEARAPYTRVLKGMIALSMAQWPQGISGRDLDALARMPLWRAGQDYDHGTGHGVGAALCVHEGPVRISRASTLPIEEGMILSNEPGYYRDGAFGIRIENLVLAVAADKGPEADSQREMLHFETLTWVPIDTRPVLVELLSQAERDWLNQYHATCLAEIGPHVSAPTAEWMEQACAPI, encoded by the coding sequence TCTGGCCAAGCGCGGGCTGGCGGGGTTTATCGTGCCGCGCGCCGATATCCATCAGGGCGAATATGTGGCTGACCGCGATGCGCGGCTGGGCTGGCTGACGGGGTTTACCGGCTCGGCGGGCTTTTGCGTGGTGCTGCCGGAAGTGGCGGGGGTGTTCATCGACGGGCGCTACCGCGTGCAGGTGCGCTCCGAGGTGGATCTGGCAGCCTACACGCCGGTCAACTGGCCGCAGACGCAGGCGGGCCCCTGGATTGCCGAACATCTGCCCGATGGGCAGATCGGTTTTGACCCTTGGCTGCACACCCATAGCGAGATCGAGGCGATCCGAGCCGCGCTGGCCAAGACCGCTGTCACACTGGTGCCCTGCGACAACCCGATCGACGAAATCTGGACGGACCGCCCTGCCCCGCCGCTTGCCCCCGCCCGCCTGCATCCGCCGGAACTTGCCGGCGAGGCTTCGGCGTCGAAACGCGCCCGACTGGCGGCCGCTCTGGCCGGAGATAGCGCTGCCGTGCTGACCCAGCCGGATTCCATCTGCTGGCTTCTGAATATCCGTGGCGATGACATTGCCCGCAATCCGCTGGTGCAAAGCCTTGCCATTCTCCATGCCGATGGCTCGGTCGATCTGTTCGCCGAGGGCGCGAAGTTTTCGCCCGACCTCTTGGCGGCTTTGGGGCCGGATGTGACCCTGTGCCCGCCCGATAGTTTTGGCGCAGGGCTTTGCGCGCTTTCGGGCTCGGTTCTGGTGGATCCGGCAAGCGCACCCTATGCGGTGGGTCCGATCCTGTCGGAGGCAGGTGCCACGCCGCATTATGCGACCGACCCCTGTGTGCTGCCCAAAGCGCGCAAGAATGCCGCCGAAGTGGAGGGCATGAAAGCGGCCCATCACCGCGATGCCTGCGCCATGGCCGAGTTTCTGGCTTGGCTGGATGCCGAAGCCCCGAAGGGCGGTCTGACCGAGATTTCGGTGGTGACCGCGCTTGAGGACTTTCGCCGCGCGACCAATGCGCTGACCGAGATCAGCTTTGACACGATCTGCGGCGCGGGCCCTGACGGGGCGATTGTCCATTACCGCGTCACCGAAAAGACCGACCGTCCCGTAAATGCGGGCGAATTGCTTTTGGTGGATTCGGGCGGGCAATATGTGGATGGCACCACCGATATCACCCGCACCATCGCGATTGGCCCCGTGCCCGAAGAGGCCCGCGCGCCCTATACCCGCGTGCTAAAGGGGATGATCGCGCTGTCGATGGCGCAATGGCCGCAAGGGATCTCTGGGCGGGATCTGGACGCGCTGGCGCGGATGCCGCTATGGCGGGCCGGTCAGGATTACGACCACGGCACGGGGCATGGCGTGGGGGCGGCGCTTTGTGTCCATGAGGGGCCGGTGCGGATTTCGCGCGCCTCGACCCTGCCGATTGAAGAAGGCATGATCCTGTCGAACGAGCCGGGCTACTACCGTGACGGCGCCTTCGGTATCCGCATCGAGAATCTGGTGCTGGCGGTTGCGGCAGACAAAGGCCCCGAGGCCGATTCCCAGCGCGAGATGCTGCATTTCGAGACGCTGACATGGGTGCCCATCGACACCCGTCCGGTGCTGGTTGAACTGCTCAGCCAAGCAGAACGCGACTGGCTGAACCAATACCACGCGACCTGTCTGGCCGAGATCGGGCCGCATGTCTCTGCCCCCACGGCTGAGTGGATGGAACAGGCCTGCGCGCCAATCTAG